AAACTTAGAAAAATAATTTGGATACTCAAAACCTAATTCATAAGCCACTTGAGTATTATTCATAGAGTCATTTTTTTCTAATAAGTCTTTTGCTTTTTTTATTACAAATTCATGAATATTCTCCAGAGCAGATTTATTTGTAAAATGCTTAATAATATCTCCCAAATAATTTGGCGTCAAATCCAATTTATCAGCAAAATACTGAACACTTGGAAGTTGTTTCACAGGCTGATTATAGTAATCTTTTAAGCTTTGTTGAAAGTCAGTTACAATACGATTGTATTGTTTTGGATTTGTAGAAAATTGTCTGTTATAAAAAGCTTCAATTACAGAAATCAATACATTCGCATAAGAAAGCAAAACACCAAAATCTTGTTTTTCGCTTTTATAATATTTGTACATTAAACCAAAAAGTGTATTTATTTCTTCTACTTCACTTTCAGTTAAATATAAGGCTTCATGCTGTCCGTAATCAAGATAAGTTTTAAATAAAAACCTATTTTCATCTATTATCTTTTTAGAAAGCTGCACATACATTCCTGTGTAATTCGGTTCGACATTCCATCCATTTACCATATCCGGACTGCTGAAAAAGATTGCCGTTATTGGTTTTGGAACAGGTAACGATTTATCGGTATAATTAATTTTTATAGAAATACGATAGAAATCAGCCTTTACAGGTTCAGATTGAGATCGCATATTTGGAGAATCATAATAACCAATATCGATATCACTATCGATTGGCTTTTTTAATCCAACATATTCGTTAAACGACTCAAAATCTTTAAAGATTATCATTATACAAGTTTTAACAAAGATTAGAAAAAAACAAGAAACTGAAAACTCTTTTATGATTGAATTTTCAAATTGAAACTGATTAATTTTACCGCAAAGAACGCTAAGTTTATTTTAACGTATTCGAGATTTTATAAAAACGCAAAGTTCACAAAGCTTTATCAATTATAACTTTGTGAACTTTGCGATTAATGTCAAAAATCAACAAACCCGACAAGTTTTAAAAACCTGTAGGGTTTACTTTGCGAACTTTAAAAATATAAAGTGAACACAATAAGCTTGTGTCCTTCGCGGAAAAACTTAGCGAACTTTGCGGTAAAATCACGCTACGACTTAAACCATCCTGCAACCAATTCATCTTCAAATGAATTAGCGTTTTTATGAATAAATTCGTTTGTGTTTTTATTATAAGCATAATCTAAAGCCCATGATTTGTGGTTTTTAGCTAAATCTTTAATGCTTTCGCAAACGTAAGCGATTTCTTTATCAGTAGTCGTTGGGTGAATAGACATTCTAATCCATCCCGGTTTTTTGATTAAATCACCGATAGTAATTTCATTAACCAATTTATTTGAAGTTTCCTGATCTACATGTAGTAAAAAGTGTCCGTAAGTTCCGGCACAACTGCATCCGCCTCTCGTTTGAATCCCGAATTTATCATTCAGCAATTTTACACCTAAATTAAAGTGAAGATCTTCAATAAAAAATGAAATTACACCCAAACGATTTTTATGTTGACCAGCCAAAATTTTAATATTCTCAACTGGATCTAATTCATTAAAAACAAAATCAACAATTTCGTGTTCGCGTTGCAAAATGTTATCGATTCCCATTTCTTCCTTAAGCTCAATTGCCAGTGCAGTTTTAATAACCTGCAAGAAACCAGGAGTTCCGCCATCTTCACGATCCTCGATATTATCAATATATTTATGTTCGCCCCAAGGATTTGTCCAGCTTACAGTTCCTCCGCCAGGACAATCAGGAATCATATTATTGTATAGTTTTTTATTAAAAATCAAAACTCCTGAAGTTCCAGGCCCTCCTAAAAATTTATGCGGAGAAAAGAAAATAGCATCTAAGTCAGCTTCAGGATCTGCAGGATGCATATCAATTTCTACATAAGGTCCTGAACAAGCGAAATCTACAAAACAAACTCCATTATGTTTGTGCATTAATTTTGCAGCTTCGTGAAACGGAGTTTTTAAACCCGTAACATTTGAACATGAAGTTATAGAAGCAATTTTTATCGTTCTGTCAGCATATTTTTCAAGCAATAAAGCCAAATTATCCAAGCAGAAAAGTCCTTTTTCACAAGAAGGTATAATTTCAACATCGGCAATAGTTTCCAACCAGGAAGTTTGATTAGAATGATGTTCCATATGCGAAATAAAAACAATAGGGCGTTTTTCAGCAGGAACTATAGTGCAATCCTTCAGGTTTTCCGGGATTTTTAAACCTAAAATACGTTGAAATTTATTGATAACGCCAGTCATTCCGGTACCGTCATTAATCAAAACATCATCATTATTCGCATTTGTATGACGTTTTATGATGTTTCTTGCATGATGATATGCTTTTGTCATGGCAGTACCTGACACAGTTGTTTCTGTGTGAGTATTGGCAACAAAAGGTCCAAATTCATTCAAAAGTTTCTCTTCAATAGGACGATACAAGCGTCCGCTGGCAGTCCAGTCCGTATAAACGATTTTTTTTCTGCCATATGGAGAGTCAAATTCCTGTCCAATCCCAACAATATGCTGTCTAAAATCCTGAAAATAAGTCTCAAGAGTGATGGTATTATTTTTGCTATTCATTAGTGTGCCTGAGTTTGATTGCAAATATATTGCTTTTTTATAGAATTGCGAATTTATCAATTGTAAACTTCAAACATTACACAACTGATCAGTATATTTATATAAATTACCTTTTTATTGATAATTTGTCATAATATTCTATCGGATTAATGGGGCAATAGAACTTAAGGAGAAGTGTTTTATGAAAAACTTACAAGTAGCCACTTTTGGTGGTGGATGTTTTTGGTGTATAGAAGCTGTAGTTCAGCGTTTAAAAGGTGTAGAATCTTTAAAATCAGGTTATTCAGGCGGTTTTATTAAAAATCCTCCATATCGTGAAGTTTGTACAGGCAGAACCGGTCATGCAGAAGTTATAAAAGTAACTTTTAATCCTGACATAATTTCATATCACGATTTGATTTTTATATTCATGACAAGTCACGATCCAACAACTTTAAATCGTCAGGGAGCTGATGTTGGAACACAATATCGTTCAATTATTTTATATCATAACGCAGAACAAAAAGCGGTCGCAGAACAAGTTATTGAAGAAGTTAAACCATTTTATGAAGATCCAATTGTCACTGAACTAAAAGCTTTTGAAGTATTTTATAATGCCGAAGAAGATCATCAAAATTATTACAATAACAATCAGGAAGCGCGTTATTGCCAGATTGTAATTGATCCGAAAGTACAGAAATTGAAAAAAATGTACGCCAATAAATTAATTGACTAAATAAAAGTTTTAGCCACTTCCGATAACTATCGGGATAAAAGGAGGAAAATGGTTTTCCTTACTTACTTTTAGATCTCATAGGTTTAAAAAGAATCATTTAAATCTTCGAATCCCGATAGTTATTGGGAGTGGCTTAAAAAATAACACAAATGAAAAATTTAAAAATAAATAACAGATTTACTGCTGAATTACCCGCAGATCCAAACGAAGTCAATGAAGTTCGTCAGGTTTCTAATGCGCTTTTTTCTTATGTAAATCCAACAAAACCATCAAATCCTAAATTGATTCATGCTTCTCAGGAAGTTGCTGAATTGATTGGAATTACGGCTGATGAAATTCAATCTGAAGCTTTTTTGAATACCTTTTCAGGGAAAGAAGTTCTTCCTGAAACGCGTCCTTATGCAATGTGTTATGCAGGGCATCAATTTGGAAATTGGGCCGGGCAACTTGGTGATGGACGTGCTATTAATTTGACGGAAGTAGAAAATAAAAATGAGTTTTTTACACTTCAGTTAAAAGGTGCAGGAAAAACTCCATATTCAAGAACTGCTGATGGTTTGGCTGTTTTACGATCTTCTGTCAGAGAGTATTTATGTGCCGAAGCAATGTATTATTTGGGAGTTCCCACTACCCGATCACTTTCGCTGATGTTATCTGGTGACGAAGTTTTGCGAGACATTCTGTATAACGGAAATCCGGCTTATGAAAAAGGTGCTATCGTTTGTCGTGTTGCGCCGTCATTTATTCGTTTTGGAAGTTTCGAAATGTTGACAGCGCGAAATGAACTCAAAAATTTAAAACAGTTTGTTGAGTACAATATCAATCATTATTTCCCTGAAATAAAAGGCGAGCCAAAAGAACAATATTTACAATTCTTTAAAACCGTTGCAGATAAAACACGTGAAATGATTTTGCATTGGCAACGTGTGGGTTTTGTACATGGCGTGATGAATACTGATAATATGTCGATTCACGGAATCACGATTGATTACGGACCTTATGGTTGGTTAGAAAATTATGATCCAAATTGGACTCCAAATACAACAGACAGCCAAAATAGAAGATATCGTTTTGGAAATCAACCTCAAATTGCACAATGGAATTTGTATCAATTAGCAAATGCAATTTATCCGTTAATTAATGAAGCTAAACCTTTAGAAGATATACTTGAATCTTTTATTACAGATTTCAATTCTGATTATAAAATTATGTTTTTAAGTAAATTAGGATTGTTTATTTCTAGTAAAACTGACGATGAATTAATTGATTCTCTGGAAACTACTCTACAATTATCTGAAACTGATATGACTATCTTTTTTAGGAATTTAAGCAAGATTCAAAAATCAGATTCTGTTGAAAAAGCAATCGAAAAAATTCAGGATTCTTTTTATATCGCTGAACAAATTACTGGTGAAATATTAGATTCCTGGAAAAAATGGTTTACTCTTTATATCGAAAGATTAAATGAAGAAAAACTTTCGGATAAAGAACGTTCAGAGAAAATGAATACAATTAATCCAAAATATGTTTTAAGAAATTATATGTCTCAATTGGCAATTGATGCAGCAGATCAAGGCGATTATTCCTTAATAAACGAGTTATATTTGTTATTGCAAAAGCCATATGATGAACAACCGGAATATGAAAAATGGTTTGCAAAACGACCGGATTGGGCACGATCTAAAGTTGGTTGTTCAATGCTTTCTTGTAGTTCTTAAAAGTATTTTTGCCACGAACTTTTTATTGAAATAGTATGTCACATTGAGCGAAGTCGAAATGCACACAAAGTGTTCTCGACTTCGCTCGAACTGACAACAACAATTCGTGAAAATTCGTGAAATTCGTGGCAATTTTTTTTTTATTTTGAAGTAATATAATCTACAATCATATTTGCGTGAATGCGTGAATTTTCGATAAACCATTTGTGAGTATGCATTCCGCCACAAACAACTCCTGCAAGAAATAATCCGTCAATATTTGTTTCCATAGTTTCTGGATTGTAAGTTGGTGTTTTTAGTTCATCTTCAGATAGTTTAATTCCCATTTTTTCAAGAAAAGTGAGATCAGGTTTATATCCGGTTAATGCCAGAACAAAATCATTTTCTATAGTAACTTTTCCTGTTGGAGTTTCAATTTCAACTTCATTTTCTCGAATTTCAGTAATATTCGATTCAAAATAAGCTTTGATACTTCCTTCAGCAATTCGGTTTTCGATATCTGGTTTTACCCAATATTTCACCCTGCTGTTTATTTCGTTTTTACGAATAACCATTGTTACATTCGCCCCTTTTCGCCAACATTCTAAAGCGGCATCAACAGACGAATTATTGGCGCCAACAACAAGAATATTTCTAAAAGCATATTCATGCGCTTCTTTATAATAATGTCTCACTTTTGGCAACTCCTCGCCTTTTACATTCATTACAATCGGAATATCATAAAAACCTGTTGCAATTACCACATTTTTTGCTTCGTACAAAGCTTTATCTGTTGTAATAGTAAAGGAACCGTTTTCTTGTTTTTGTACTTCAGTTACTTTTTCAAATAAATGAATTGAAAAATTAAAATAACGATGAATATTTCTGTAGTATTCTAAAGCTTCCTGACGTCCGGGTTTTGGCGCTAAGCAATTAAACGGAATATCACCAATCTCAAGTCTCTCTGCAGTAGAGAAAAAAGTCATGTATAAAGGATAATTGAAAATGCTATTTACAATAGCTCCTTTTTCAATAATTAAATAACTTAGATTTTTCTTTTGAGCTTCAATTGCACAAGCCAGCCCAATTGGACCGCCGCCAACAATGATCAAATCATATTCTTTCATAACTTTATTTCTCCCAGTATTTAAAAGGATTTTTACTCAAATAAGCATTATAATATCTTGGATCATTTGTAACTTCATCTCCTAACCAATCTGGTTTTTCAAAAGATTCTGTTTCAGATTCCAATTCGATTTCGGCCATTACTAAACCCTCATTTTCACCATAAAACTCATCAATTTCAATAGTGTGTTTTCCCGATTTTACTTCAAAACGAGTTTTTTCGATTTTGCCTTTTTCGCATAATTTAAGTAATTCCAATGCTTCGCCAAGTGGAATTTCATTTTCCCATTCAAAACGAGACATTCCTCCTTGCTGCCCTATTCCTTTTATAGTTATGAATCCTCTTTCACCTTTAACTCTAACTCTCACAGTTCTTTCTGGCACTGAACTTAAATATCCCTGAGCTATTCTGTTTTGGGTAAAAGCTTGTTCTTTAAAATCATCTGATTTTACAAGAAACTTTCTTTCTATTTCGAGCATTTTGTGTTTAAATTAATTTTTTTATGCAAGTTACTCAATTTCATTAAAACAATCGAAATCTTTAAACTTCATCTTTTTAGGCAATTTTCTACAGTAAAGCTTCCTAATAAAATATTAAGAAATACCTTATTTTGATATAAAAATAACTTATTGATAAACAGGTACATAAGTTTTTATTTATTAAATTTGAGTAAATTTTAAATCAAATTTTTTATGTCTAAAAAAGCACTTTACCTATTAGGAATTGTAATAACTATAATATTAGGTACGTTTTTGTACTTGAAATTTTGTTGCAATTGCAATGTAGAAACACCACCAGTTGGTACTGAAAAGGTCACAAATGTGGTAGTCAAGGACACCAATTTTGTTCCTTTTATTCTTAGCGGTACAGGAATTGACTATCGTACAAATGACAATCTCAAGTTCCTGAAAAACAGTTCGGCATTAATTACGCCAGTAAGTGATTCTGTAAATGTTGGAATTGAAAATCTCAAAACATTTTTAGCTGCAAATGCAAAGCAAAAAGTTACGATAACGGGTTACGCTACTTCTGATGAAACCAATACAACTAGTTTTGAAAATCTTGGTTTAGCGAGGGCAAACGATATTAAAAATTACTTTGTTTCTAAAGGTTTACCGGCGGCTCA
This genomic window from Flavobacterium sp. 9 contains:
- a CDS encoding AraC family transcriptional regulator, whose product is MIIFKDFESFNEYVGLKKPIDSDIDIGYYDSPNMRSQSEPVKADFYRISIKINYTDKSLPVPKPITAIFFSSPDMVNGWNVEPNYTGMYVQLSKKIIDENRFLFKTYLDYGQHEALYLTESEVEEINTLFGLMYKYYKSEKQDFGVLLSYANVLISVIEAFYNRQFSTNPKQYNRIVTDFQQSLKDYYNQPVKQLPSVQYFADKLDLTPNYLGDIIKHFTNKSALENIHEFVIKKAKDLLEKNDSMNNTQVAYELGFEYPNYFSKFFKKQVNLTPKEYREQIKNTNL
- a CDS encoding aminotransferase class V-fold PLP-dependent enzyme; its protein translation is MNSKNNTITLETYFQDFRQHIVGIGQEFDSPYGRKKIVYTDWTASGRLYRPIEEKLLNEFGPFVANTHTETTVSGTAMTKAYHHARNIIKRHTNANNDDVLINDGTGMTGVINKFQRILGLKIPENLKDCTIVPAEKRPIVFISHMEHHSNQTSWLETIADVEIIPSCEKGLFCLDNLALLLEKYADRTIKIASITSCSNVTGLKTPFHEAAKLMHKHNGVCFVDFACSGPYVEIDMHPADPEADLDAIFFSPHKFLGGPGTSGVLIFNKKLYNNMIPDCPGGGTVSWTNPWGEHKYIDNIEDREDGGTPGFLQVIKTALAIELKEEMGIDNILQREHEIVDFVFNELDPVENIKILAGQHKNRLGVISFFIEDLHFNLGVKLLNDKFGIQTRGGCSCAGTYGHFLLHVDQETSNKLVNEITIGDLIKKPGWIRMSIHPTTTDKEIAYVCESIKDLAKNHKSWALDYAYNKNTNEFIHKNANSFEDELVAGWFKS
- the msrA gene encoding peptide-methionine (S)-S-oxide reductase MsrA, whose protein sequence is MKNLQVATFGGGCFWCIEAVVQRLKGVESLKSGYSGGFIKNPPYREVCTGRTGHAEVIKVTFNPDIISYHDLIFIFMTSHDPTTLNRQGADVGTQYRSIILYHNAEQKAVAEQVIEEVKPFYEDPIVTELKAFEVFYNAEEDHQNYYNNNQEARYCQIVIDPKVQKLKKMYANKLID
- a CDS encoding YdiU family protein, with product MKNLKINNRFTAELPADPNEVNEVRQVSNALFSYVNPTKPSNPKLIHASQEVAELIGITADEIQSEAFLNTFSGKEVLPETRPYAMCYAGHQFGNWAGQLGDGRAINLTEVENKNEFFTLQLKGAGKTPYSRTADGLAVLRSSVREYLCAEAMYYLGVPTTRSLSLMLSGDEVLRDILYNGNPAYEKGAIVCRVAPSFIRFGSFEMLTARNELKNLKQFVEYNINHYFPEIKGEPKEQYLQFFKTVADKTREMILHWQRVGFVHGVMNTDNMSIHGITIDYGPYGWLENYDPNWTPNTTDSQNRRYRFGNQPQIAQWNLYQLANAIYPLINEAKPLEDILESFITDFNSDYKIMFLSKLGLFISSKTDDELIDSLETTLQLSETDMTIFFRNLSKIQKSDSVEKAIEKIQDSFYIAEQITGEILDSWKKWFTLYIERLNEEKLSDKERSEKMNTINPKYVLRNYMSQLAIDAADQGDYSLINELYLLLQKPYDEQPEYEKWFAKRPDWARSKVGCSMLSCSS
- a CDS encoding YpdA family putative bacillithiol disulfide reductase; translation: MKEYDLIIVGGGPIGLACAIEAQKKNLSYLIIEKGAIVNSIFNYPLYMTFFSTAERLEIGDIPFNCLAPKPGRQEALEYYRNIHRYFNFSIHLFEKVTEVQKQENGSFTITTDKALYEAKNVVIATGFYDIPIVMNVKGEELPKVRHYYKEAHEYAFRNILVVGANNSSVDAALECWRKGANVTMVIRKNEINSRVKYWVKPDIENRIAEGSIKAYFESNITEIRENEVEIETPTGKVTIENDFVLALTGYKPDLTFLEKMGIKLSEDELKTPTYNPETMETNIDGLFLAGVVCGGMHTHKWFIENSRIHANMIVDYITSK
- a CDS encoding CYTH domain-containing protein gives rise to the protein MLEIERKFLVKSDDFKEQAFTQNRIAQGYLSSVPERTVRVRVKGERGFITIKGIGQQGGMSRFEWENEIPLGEALELLKLCEKGKIEKTRFEVKSGKHTIEIDEFYGENEGLVMAEIELESETESFEKPDWLGDEVTNDPRYYNAYLSKNPFKYWEK